gtataatgTAGCCTAACAACATATAGTGGTACTGATAAGTGGAAACAACACCATACCTTTCAAGACATTAGTTAGTAGCATGTAAAGGCCTCCGTTGCATGACAGGAGATTTAGCCACAGCTCGAGGGCATATCCTACTATGGCCATAGGTTTCCTCAAGAGGAAGATGACCTTCTGCGCAATGATGGAGATGAATATTAGTCATCGATGACCAAAACTTCTGTGACTCTGTCTTTCATGGTAGTCGACAAATCTTCTTTGCTCCAATTCAAAggaaaatagaagaagaatGAGATCGACCAAGCTGGCTTCTTTCGACTTGAGACACAGATAGCCGTGACAGAAATCTTCCGCAACCATGACTTGAAAGCAAGGAAAAGACGATGAGTTGCAGCGTCAATGTCTTGAATTTCATAGCTtctaaatatattcatattctaGTACAGCCATACTATGTTTACATCACAAACTAAAAGTAATATAGTAAAATGTTAGATCAAGATCCTATGGTGGTTAGCAGAGGAGTGTGCCCTACAaggaaaatgaataattaacaTGACAGATTTCTGCTACTGATAAATCAAACTGAACATCAAAGCGGCCGAAAATAGTGCTGGTTACAGTTATTAGCATTTAAAGAAATGGGCCAATGCTATCTAATTGTCATCCTATGAAGGTAAGGAAAGCCAACTCTCTTTTATTGAGAGGAATCATTCTTGCTCAGAGTTGCTATCAATCTATATTAAAGCACATCAAAGTAGCATCCAGAAATTAAAATCCTAAgcataaatataaacatacatCAGCCATAGGAAGTTTTAGCAGTTAATTCTGGTGGACATGGTGGAGCCTTTCCTGTAAGTATGGAGCCCTGCATGGCTCACTCAGCTAGTGTGCACGGGTGCTCTGGGGCGCTCGACCCAGCATCCTTGTCCTCACGAGGTATACAATGAGCTTCAGTTTGCACTACTTgcttattataatatatagtcTATAAGATTTCTTGTGAAATCAAGAAAGACAGGATGTCAATTGATGTTGGCAAACTTAGGAGGTGATTAAGGCCACTGGAACTATAACAATAAACTTACTGgtttttgatttatatttagaatgccatgtttttttcattttaagctCATTCATTCCCCAGGAAGATGATTACATTTCCCTTTTGGCTTTTGGCAGGACCAAAAGAGAGGAACTTTGATTCACGGACTGGGAGAATCTGCAGAAGGCAAAAGCTGAGGCTGCGATTAGAAAACTAGAGGTTCGCCTCTTCTTTCCTGTTTCCACATAGACATGCTTTTAAGTTGCTCTGAAGACAGCTTAACTATAAACTTTTGGTCCAGCAAAAGGCTCTGTTTATCTGTTGCTTTTGGATAGTTCATGCAAAGCTAAAATACAGGTCCTCTTAGTTGGAATTTGTGAGTCACATTCTAACATGTGGCATAATGAGGTAAATTAATTGACAGATTATTTGAAGTATAATCTACTTGCTGGATATGAGAGTGAATATCCTTCAGTTAATAGCAGGGAACGATTAATAGTACTATGACAATAATCTTCTGATCTGAATCTCTTTCTTTGGGTTTTAATTCATAGAACTATATGtctggtaaatgatatttcaaaagATGAGTTTGGTTAATTGTTTCTCCAATATGTCCAAGTTAAATAAAGTTGAATATCCTTAATAATGCCAGATTATATAGTGGCACTCTGAACGTTACTTAACCCCATATTGTTTGCATTTTTGGAACTGCCTTCCTTCAAACTGGGGGCACGAGCATTTGGTGGTTGCTATTTTTGACTGGAAATGTATTTCAGATGAAGTTGGAAAAAAAGGGGTCTTCATCCATGGATAAGATCATGAACAAGTTGAGATCAGCTCAAAAAAATGAGGAGTTCAGTGTCGCTTTTTTCCTTCTCTGGAGTCACCGAATCCTGCTTCCCTCTACCCTGATGTTTTTCTCCTACTTTGGGGTTCATTGGATGTGTCGGCCTTCTGCTGCCTTGCTGCTGCCGAAACTGTGTTCTTTGCTGTCGGTTTCTGCAGTTGCTTTCCTCGGAATTGATGGTTGCTGCTCTCGTAAATTCTTCTCTCCCATGTCGGTTTCCCCTTGGCTCAACCGTCGGATGATTTCTCCCTTGCGCCTCTGCTTCTCTCTGCATGCTGTGCTCTCTGTATGAGCTGCGTCATTTCTTGTCTCTCCAGGAGCTGTTCTGCAGTGTTTTTGCGTCAGTTGTTTCTTAATGAAATGGCCGCAAAATGGTCCGTTTCTGTGATTTTGCTCCTGGTGCCTGGGTTGCTGTTTTCTGTTTCAGGTGTGTGCCGTTTGATGCTTCATACTGATGGCTGGGCAATTCTTGCTGTCTTTCCCGTGCTGCCATGGCTGGTTGCGCTGGGTTCATTGTTATGTTAATTTCAGATTGTTGTCTCTAGTACGATCTCTGTTTTTTAGatggtttgattttggtttgtAATTGTGTGCTTTAGCCTTTGCACTCGTATTGACTTGTACTTAGAGTGCTTTTTTTGCTATCCTGTGGGATAAGCTTAGGTTGTATTTGTGCCccattttcagttttttaatttatatatttactttaaaaaaaagaagtcaGGACCATCAAGTTGCTAGTAGTACCAATCAGGCCGTAACATTCCGTCGAAACAGCCAGATGGGTTCCCCGAGTGGTTGGTTTACCTGTCACGCTTTCTAATGTCATCAATCCATATGGCTCCCCACTTCAGCTGTGATAACTGCAAGGTAACTTTTACTTCTAATTGGTTATTAACCAGGAggtcttttgttattttttagaaaattccAATGTTTGATTGCTCTAATGTTAAACAGGACATGCCCCGCCATATTCGTTGCTTTGCTTGATGCAACAGTTGTAAGCTGCAACTACTTAGTTGCACATTCCCAGGGTTTCAATGTGTCTGAAGAAAAGAATTGTGAAATAAATCCTGCATgtttatgtatgtatatcaGCTTCCaaaatattcaacttttaaGTGTGCCTCTGCAAATGGAAATGCCGTTTTACTGATAAATTTTATGGAGTCTTGTAAGCTGTTGTTTATGATTTCTCAATGGCATCACACCCTCAAGAGGGAAACTGTTTTCCTCGGTTTCAAAAGCTATCTAAGTATGATCTAAGCGTATCGAATGCAGGGGCGTTGCAGAATTCCCATGACAACAAATTTCCTTTATCAGTTGGGTAAATAAATGTATGCCACCAatcagaaataaataaattcataggtAGACTAACTCCCCATTCTCTCATTTAACAACATTACAGTTATTTAAGTTTGAGCTACAAGTAAAGTGATGGTTATCGTCCTTAGGATTTGGTTATAATATTGCTGAATGAAGATTTGCTTGTTGGGGGAAATTTACTAAAATGAGGGTATTGGGCTACATTCTACATGCGTCACTTAGTTACTCGTTTGTTGGGGCAATTCAAGTTCGAATCACTGAATCAGATCTTGGGCTTGGGGAACCGACGCTAAGGAACCCAATCGAGTAGCATTGTTGTAATCTTGAAGGCCATGAGCTGACAATCCAGGAATCGCCAACCCAATCACTCTATACAATCTCAAAAACCAACCTTCTCTATAATCCGGACCCTCTATATAAGGCAGAACAGCACCTCTAATCAGCTCCCAATATGCATTTACGTACTTGGGTAGAGCCCATAACAAAGAGAAGTAATTCTTGTTCGGCTCCTCCTTCATAACCTGAAGAACAATAAACCAAATTACAGAGAAATTAAACCCATAAGATTTCTGAAAAAATCTAGAACAATAAACCCAGTttgtatcataatataaaagCACTTACCTTCCCTTGGTAAAAGCTATCGTAATAGAAGCAGGCCCCGAAATGCTTAAAAAAGAGGTTTCTATCATCATATGGCAACCTTGGAACCATGTCATTGCAATAAACATACCTCTTATAATTCACCTCATAGTCCTTTAAATTTCTCTCCATAAACTTTCCAAATTGCTCGTCTCCCACCCTCGGCTGCCCAAATGTGTACACGCCTTCTAATCTTTCCAGCAAACATGACTCTTTATGGAACACTAGCACAAACACAAACAGAATCGCCAATGCTCCCCCCAAGCTGTGTCCTGTTAATATGAACTTCGCTTCCTTGTTATTTTGTAGCCTTTCTCTCAGCATTTTTCTGATTGAATAATAGGCGAATGAGGGCTCGCTTTCCGGGTCGATATCCTTGGGCCAACCTCGGTTCTTTTGTAATCCTAGAGCTTTCATGAAGCCGCCATGTATTTTACCCACGTTTTGGATATCATACCAGGAGATGTCCACATCTGTGCACCACGCCGTTGCATC
This is a stretch of genomic DNA from Mangifera indica cultivar Alphonso chromosome 11, CATAS_Mindica_2.1, whole genome shotgun sequence. It encodes these proteins:
- the LOC123229147 gene encoding triacylglycerol lipase OBL1-like, with translation MDAEHFCQGYLNLKPRDASLVDLILLLFSAELEQRRFVDCHERQPPRSFGYRWVIFISVIAQKVLFFLRKPMAIAGYALEMWLNLLSSNGGFYMLLINVLKGRLVIPDRSSATFTSVVGYSDIRVELDAQVKPNDDSRYYASLSLMAAKLVYENNAFISNIVKNHWNMEFLGLYRFSNDYQKLFSVQAFLHQDKMVNPDVIVVAFRGTQPFDATAWCTDVDISWYDIQNVGKIHGGFMKALGLQKNRGWPKDIDPESEPSFAYYSIRKMLRERLQNNKEAKFILTGHSLGGALAILFVFVLVFHKESCLLERLEGVYTFGQPRVGDEQFGKFMERNLKDYEVNYKRYVYCNDMVPRLPYDDRNLFFKHFGACFYYDSFYQGKVMKEEPNKNYFSLLWALPKYVNAYWELIRGAVLPYIEGPDYREGWFLRLYRVIGLAIPGLSAHGLQDYNNATRLGSLASVPQAQDLIQ